The Setaria italica strain Yugu1 chromosome IX, Setaria_italica_v2.0, whole genome shotgun sequence genome has a window encoding:
- the LOC101765383 gene encoding proteasome subunit beta type-6: MAASHECSSAAVGEAPTTGEHRMGTTIVGVCYDGGVILGADSRTSTGMYVANRASDKITQLTDNVYVCRSGSAADTQVISDYVRYFLHQHTIQLGQPATVKVAANLIRLLAYQNKNMLQAGMIIGGWDKYEGGQIFSVPLGGTILRQPFAIGGSGSSYLYALLDHEWREGMSQEEAEKFVVKVVSLAMARDGASGGVVRTVTINADGVKRNFYPGDKLPLWHEEMEPHNSLLDILAAGNPDPMVQ; the protein is encoded by the exons atggccgcctcTCATGagtgctcctccgccgccgtcggcgaggcCCCGACCACCGGGGAGCACCGGATGGGGACCACCATTGTCGGGGTCTGCTACGATGGCGGTGTCATCCTCGGCGCCGACTCCAGGACCAGCACTG GAATGTATGTGGCAAACCGTGCTTCAGACAAGATTACTCAACTGACTGACAATGTGTATGTCTGCCGCTCTGGATCG GCTGCCGATACACAAGTCATTTCTGATTATGTACGTTATTTCCTTCACCAGCACAC AATCCAGCTTGGGCAACCAGCTACTGTTAAAGTTGCAGCCAACTTGATTAGGTTGCTAGCCTATCAGAACAAG AACATGTTGCAAGCTGGCATGATTATTGGAGGATGGGACAAGTATGAAGGAGGCCAAATTTTCTCCGTTCCCCTTGGTGGAACAATTCTGAGGCAGCCATTTGCAATAGGAG GTTCAGGTTCGAGTTACCTGTATGCTCTGCTTGATCATGAATGGAGAGAGGGAATGAGCCAGGAGGAGGCAGAG AAATTTGTGGTGAAGGTTGTTTCCCTTGCAATGGCCCGTGATGGTGCTAGTGGAGGGGTTGTTCGCACAGTTACA ATAAATGCCGATGGTGTGAAGAGGAACTTTTACCCTGGCGACAAGCTGCCACTGTGGCACGAAGAGATGGAGCCCCACAACTCGTTGCTTGATATTCTCGCAGCTGGGAACCCAGATCCGATGGTGCAGTGA
- the LOC101775246 gene encoding acid phosphatase 1, translated as MARHRGGGDLVHLLLMLLLAAALLLAPAAAETEAEVAPTAPAQGASEEPEAAAAQQQLLPRPLVIELPSAAASELGGGDGSGDEFPPEVRCASWRLAAEANNLEPWGAVPAECAAHVRDYVTGTAYRSDLELVARESAAYARAAPLGGDGRDAWVFDVDETLLSNLPYYADHGYGLELFDHHKFDEWVERGEAPAIPSSLKLYKEVRELGFKIFLLTGRSEGHQAVTVDNLKKQGFHDWDKLILRAAADRKKTATTYKSEKRKEMEAEGYRILGNSGDQWSDLLGSSMSARSFKLPNPMYYIP; from the exons ATGGCGCGCCACCGCGGCGGTGGCGATCTCGTCCACCTGCTCCTGATGCTCCTCCTGGCTGCGGCGCTtctcctcgcccccgccgccgccgagacggaggcggaggtggcgccgaCCGCGCCGGCGCAGGGCGCGTCCGaggagccggaggcggcggctgcgcaGCAGCAACTCCTGCCGCGCCCTCTCGTCATCGAGCTCCCGTCGGCGGCCGCATCAGagcttggcggcggcgacggctcgGGCGACGAGTTCCCGCCGGAGGTGCGGTGCGCCAGCTGGCGGCTCGCGGCGGAGGCCAACAACCTGGAGCCATGGGGGGCGGTGCCGGCGGAGTGCGCGGCGCACGTGCGGGACTACGTCACGGGCACCGCCTACCGCTCCGACCTCGAGCTCGTGGCGCGGGAGTCGGCCGCctacgcgcgcgccgcgccgctcgggGGCGACGGCCGCGACGCTTGGGTCTTCGACGTCGACGAGACGCTGCTGTCCAACCTCCCCTACTACGCCGACCACGGATACGG GCTTGAATTGTTCGACCACCACAAGTTCGACGAGTGGGTGGAGAGGGGGGAGGCGCCGGCGATCCCCTCCAGCTTGAAGCTGTACAAGGAGGTTCGCGAGCTGGGATTCAAAATCTTCTTGCTCACGGGCAGGAGCGAGGGGCACCAGGCCGTCACGGTGGACAACCTCAAGAAACAGGGGTTCCATGATTGGGACAAGCTCATCCTCAG GGCAGCAGCTGACCGCAAAAAGACCGCGACAACCTACAAATCGgagaagaggaaggagatggaAGCAGAAGGGTACAGGATCCTGGGCAATTCAGGGGATCAGTGGAGCGATCTGCTTGGCTCTTCCATGAGTGCTCGCTCCTTCAAGCTCCCCAACCCAATGTATTATATCCCATAA
- the LOC101775649 gene encoding transcription factor PIF4 isoform X2 produces the protein MAPRSTDDDLVELLWHNGGVVAQPQAHQRPAPSERLDSSGLTDEETAAWFPDTLDDSLEKDLYTQLWYSTIADAAPHHGGTLPGPSSQPPPPPPELAHPARPPVGSSGVESSWAGDICSTFCGSNQVPMTPAGINRGKDAALQSEVPRGAGAHDGAGAGTSSSGGSGSNYGGSGLPSDSGRVQKKMGRCRDDSDSQSEDAECEATEETKSSRRCGTKRRTRAAEVHNLSERRRRDRINEKMRALQELIPHCNKTDKASILDETIEYLKSLQMQVQIMWMTSGMAPMMFPGAHQFMPPMALGMTSACIPAAQGLNQMPRVVPYMNLPLPNHIPLNSSPAMNPMNSLSVSNQMQNVHLREASNHFIHPDGRQTVVPQVPGTHVYGPEIPQAEHNRVLEVPASTVVPTSSAGQPHTYGGV, from the exons ATGGCGCCCCGCAGCACGGACGACGACCTCGTGGAGCTCCTGTGGCACAACGGGGGCGTCGTCGCGCAGCCCCAGGCGCACcagcggccggcgccctccgAACGCCTGGACAGCAGCGGTCTCACCGACGAGGAGACCGCCGCGTGGTTCCCGGACACCCTCGACGACTCGCTGGAGAAGGACCTGTACACGCAGCTCTGGTACAGCAccatcgccgacgccgccccgCATCACGGGGGCACGCTCCCGGGCCCTAgctcgcagccgccgccgccgccaccggagctgGCGCACCCGGCAAGGCCGCCGGTGGGGAGCAGCGGCGTCGAGTCGAGCTGGGCCGGCGACATCTGCTCGACCTTCTGCGGCAGCAACCAGGTGCCCATGACGCCGGCAGGGATCAACAGGGGAAAGGACGCGGCATTGCAGTCGGAGGTGCCGCGCGGTGCCGGCGCgcacgacggcgccggcgccggcacatCGTCATCCGGCGGGTCCGGAAGCAACTATGGAGGATCCGGGCTGCCGAGTGACAGCGGCCGTGTCCAGAAAAAGATGGGGAGGTGTAGAGACGACTCGGATAGTCAGAGTGAG GATGCCGAGTGTGAGGCAACTGAGGAAACCAAATCATCAAGGCGATGCGGGACGAAGCGCAGGACTCGCGCAGCTGAAGTTCATAATCTCTCAGAGAGG AGAAGAAGAGACCGGATCAATGAAAAGATGCGCGCGTTGCAAGAGCTGATACCACACTGCAACAAG ACTGACAAAGCGTCGATATTAGATGAGACAATTGAGTATCTGAAGTCCCTCCAAATGCAAGTTCAG ATCATGTGGATGACTTCTGGGATGGCACCGATGATGTTTCCTGGTGCTCACCAATTCATGCCACCAATGGCTCTAGGCATGACTTCAGCTTGCATCCCTGCAGCGCAAGGACTAAATCAGATGCCAAGAGTAGTACCATACATGAACCTTCCCCTGCCAAATCACATCCCTCTGAACTCATCTCCAGCTATGAATCCAATGAATTCACTGAGTGTCTCGAACCAGATGCAAAATGTTCACCTCAGAGAGGCAAGTAATCACTTCATTCACCCAGATGGCAGGCAAACAGTGGTACCTCAG GTACCAGGAACCCATGTTTATGGACCTGAAATACCACAAGCTGAACATAATAGGGTACTGGAAGTGCCAGCTAGTACTGTCGTGCCAACCTCTAGTGCAGGACAACCGCATACTTATGGTGGAGTTTAG
- the LOC101775649 gene encoding transcription factor PIF4 isoform X1 yields the protein MDGNARPAANQRKPIVTDDDLVELLWHNGGVVAQPQAHQRPAPSERLDSSGLTDEETAAWFPDTLDDSLEKDLYTQLWYSTIADAAPHHGGTLPGPSSQPPPPPPELAHPARPPVGSSGVESSWAGDICSTFCGSNQVPMTPAGINRGKDAALQSEVPRGAGAHDGAGAGTSSSGGSGSNYGGSGLPSDSGRVQKKMGRCRDDSDSQSEDAECEATEETKSSRRCGTKRRTRAAEVHNLSERRRRDRINEKMRALQELIPHCNKTDKASILDETIEYLKSLQMQVQIMWMTSGMAPMMFPGAHQFMPPMALGMTSACIPAAQGLNQMPRVVPYMNLPLPNHIPLNSSPAMNPMNSLSVSNQMQNVHLREASNHFIHPDGRQTVVPQVPGTHVYGPEIPQAEHNRVLEVPASTVVPTSSAGQPHTYGGV from the exons ATGGATGGTAATGCGAGACCGGCGGCGAATCAGAGGAAGCCCATCGT CACGGACGACGACCTCGTGGAGCTCCTGTGGCACAACGGGGGCGTCGTCGCGCAGCCCCAGGCGCACcagcggccggcgccctccgAACGCCTGGACAGCAGCGGTCTCACCGACGAGGAGACCGCCGCGTGGTTCCCGGACACCCTCGACGACTCGCTGGAGAAGGACCTGTACACGCAGCTCTGGTACAGCAccatcgccgacgccgccccgCATCACGGGGGCACGCTCCCGGGCCCTAgctcgcagccgccgccgccgccaccggagctgGCGCACCCGGCAAGGCCGCCGGTGGGGAGCAGCGGCGTCGAGTCGAGCTGGGCCGGCGACATCTGCTCGACCTTCTGCGGCAGCAACCAGGTGCCCATGACGCCGGCAGGGATCAACAGGGGAAAGGACGCGGCATTGCAGTCGGAGGTGCCGCGCGGTGCCGGCGCgcacgacggcgccggcgccggcacatCGTCATCCGGCGGGTCCGGAAGCAACTATGGAGGATCCGGGCTGCCGAGTGACAGCGGCCGTGTCCAGAAAAAGATGGGGAGGTGTAGAGACGACTCGGATAGTCAGAGTGAG GATGCCGAGTGTGAGGCAACTGAGGAAACCAAATCATCAAGGCGATGCGGGACGAAGCGCAGGACTCGCGCAGCTGAAGTTCATAATCTCTCAGAGAGG AGAAGAAGAGACCGGATCAATGAAAAGATGCGCGCGTTGCAAGAGCTGATACCACACTGCAACAAG ACTGACAAAGCGTCGATATTAGATGAGACAATTGAGTATCTGAAGTCCCTCCAAATGCAAGTTCAG ATCATGTGGATGACTTCTGGGATGGCACCGATGATGTTTCCTGGTGCTCACCAATTCATGCCACCAATGGCTCTAGGCATGACTTCAGCTTGCATCCCTGCAGCGCAAGGACTAAATCAGATGCCAAGAGTAGTACCATACATGAACCTTCCCCTGCCAAATCACATCCCTCTGAACTCATCTCCAGCTATGAATCCAATGAATTCACTGAGTGTCTCGAACCAGATGCAAAATGTTCACCTCAGAGAGGCAAGTAATCACTTCATTCACCCAGATGGCAGGCAAACAGTGGTACCTCAG GTACCAGGAACCCATGTTTATGGACCTGAAATACCACAAGCTGAACATAATAGGGTACTGGAAGTGCCAGCTAGTACTGTCGTGCCAACCTCTAGTGCAGGACAACCGCATACTTATGGTGGAGTTTAG